TTTCTTACGTATTTGTTTTGCAGAGGATGCTCAGCTGACTCCTTTATTACGGCTGGGAGCAGGAGCTTGTGCTGGAATTATTGCCATGTCTGCAACATACCCAATGGACATGGTTAGAGGCAGAATTACCGTACAGGTTCAGACACTCCTTAAGATTAGCTTTTTGAAGATTGTTGCTGTTGACGAATTTGTCCAGCTATATGACTGTTATTTTCTTCTATGCTGCAGACTGAAAAATCTCCTTTCCAATACAGAGGAATGTTTCATGCTTTATCAACTGTTCTTCGTGAGGAAGGTTTTCGTGCTCTCTACAAGGGTTGGCTCCCTTCTGTCATTGGTGTTGTAAGTCCTAGCATCATATGTGCTTTAGTATCTCTGAGTATTGCCACAATATTTCCAACAGAGTTTTCCTTTTCCACTATGTGATAAAGTGGCGATGTAACATGCatgttttcttttgttaaaaCCAGTAGCGAGATCATATCttggaaaataaaacaaataagtGTCATAATTGCACTTAAATGACTGCATTTAGCATATAGGAGTGGTCAGAGAATCACAAGATGATATGAACTGGATGATTGGACTTTTCACATTGGCTATTAAGCTGAAAAATGTTTGGACTTTGCAGGTTAAGAACTAGTGTTTACCATTTCTAACGATTCTGTGAACTTGGTTTTCTTATAGTTTGACAGAGAGTACACTTATTTGTACCGACTCTTTTTTGTTTACATAATTAAAATTGCTTTGCCATAGTTATTGATTTGGAATGAGTGTCTCTTGTAAAGATGTGAAACGTATTTTACTGCCTAATTATCAATATAATGATTTGTATCCCATTACAAATGATATCAAATGGCTATTGAAACGAAATATTGTCATTGTGACTGCATGATGTGATTTAACATCTTTCTCTTGCAATTTTGTATATCCCCTTCTCTTGCCTTTCTGGAGAACCTTATTCTgtccttttatttttcttaggTTCCTTATGTGGGTCTCAACTTTGCTGTGTACGAATCTCTAAAAGATTGGTTGATTAAATCCAAAGCCTTTGGGCTTGttggtgaagatgatgaattagGTGTTGCAACAAGGCTTGCATGTGGGGCTGCAGCAGGCACAGTTGGACAAACTGTTGCGTACCCACTCGATGTTATTCGTAGAAGGATGCAGATGGTAGGATGGAATCATGCTGCTTCAATTGTCACTGGTGATGGGAGGAGCAAGGTCGCCCTTGAATATACGGGCATGATTGATGCTTTCCGAAAAACTGTGAGGCATGAGGGTTTGGGAGCATTATACAGGGGTTTGGTCCCCAATTCAGTGAAGGTCAGTCTTCGATTATAAGAACTTTGAACTTCCTGGGATTATGCTATATGAGGAATCTTTGTTTGGATGAAAGCATCATGTGCTTAAAAATCAGTGCCTTTAGCATCTTGTTACTTGTGTATAATATGTGAAAAATGGAGGCCAAATTAGATTATATCGAGTGTTATTGTTGAAAAGCAAACAGTCCTGTTGTTTTATGGTATGAGTTTTAGTAGTAGAGTGATAACTCCATTTCTGGTTGAAGTTTCCTAGCATTTTCATAGGTGAAAATTAATCCGAGTTTATCAAGCATTTGGGTATTTTCACCAGTAGCTTGTGTTACTAAATATTGCCATGTCTGTTCAGGTTGTCCCATCAATAGCTATTGCATTTGTGACATACGAACAAGTGAAGGCAGTACTTGGGGTAGAGATTAGAATATCTGACTGACCCAGAGAGAGCTTCGACCTTCATTCAGTGTAgttgaaaagaaaaaggatCAATTGATACGAGCTCTTCTCTTCTCGGTGATGGTCCTAATCCGAGTTTATGTTCATTAGTCTTGTTTTATCTGTTTAACAGTGCCTGTTTTTTCATCTGGGTTGGTAATTTATTCGCTTGGTCGAATGCCTGTTTCGATTAAGTATTAAGCTAGTGTGAACAGAATAATGCAATAAATATTGTTTCCAGCTTGCTTTGTATGTAGCTAGCTTCTGAATAGCTTTGTACTTTTAATCGACAAATCTGCGTACTCTTGGTTGACAAGGTTTTATAGTCCTGCCTCCTGGCTTTTGGGGCATAACATCGCTGTCTCGGGTAATGTTCAGTGCTATTAAGTTCCGAAGTTCACCCTTCAAAGTTAGGCCACGGTCTCTTTTCACATTGGTCGATGAGGTGATTTAACACAcgctttaaaaatattttttttcaattctattttaaaataaaatttatttttataatttgaacGATATGAGATTAGACATGATAGAAAGATAAATTCGTTATATGGAGTTGCATTATCAAATGGTATTTttggaattattaaaaaaaattcatgaacatAAGAAGTTAGTCATTCTAAGGTTGAACTTCaattaaaattgtattttattaataaataaactcTCCCAAGCTAATCATTTCATGGTTATTGAAAACGAATTAAATCACATGGTCGATGTTCTTGAAGTAGAAACTGATACTTATGTTACTGAATAGCTTTTTTCAAAAGAACTTTGTCTCCTCAATAAATGTCTTAGTAGAAGTTATTATTTCTTGGAACCGAGGTTTACT
This genomic interval from Primulina huaijiensis isolate GDHJ02 chromosome 14, ASM1229523v2, whole genome shotgun sequence contains the following:
- the LOC140957409 gene encoding mitochondrial adenine nucleotide transporter ADNT1-like, with protein sequence MASEEVKTSESAVSKIVNLAEEAKLAKEEIKPTKYQLYGICKSLVAGGVAGGVSRTAVAPLERLKILLQVQNPHNMKYCGTIQGLKYIWRTEGFRGMFKGNGTNCARIVPNSAVKFFSYEQASKGILYLYQQQIGNEDAQLTPLLRLGAGACAGIIAMSATYPMDMVRGRITVQTEKSPFQYRGMFHALSTVLREEGFRALYKGWLPSVIGVVPYVGLNFAVYESLKDWLIKSKAFGLVGEDDELGVATRLACGAAAGTVGQTVAYPLDVIRRRMQMVGWNHAASIVTGDGRSKVALEYTGMIDAFRKTVRHEGLGALYRGLVPNSVKVVPSIAIAFVTYEQVKAVLGVEIRISD